In Aquiflexum balticum DSM 16537, a single genomic region encodes these proteins:
- a CDS encoding DUF6398 domain-containing protein has translation MMTKPEIKQREAELLEMTGAFCRQNLNDDYLQLCEKLIKKLGRKRDVPFQRGKPEIWAAAVVHAIGSINFLFDKSFEPYLTTDQISEYFGTKNSTVSNKAREIKDLFGMWHYCPEFSTQRMKESNPFNEMVKVDGLIVPIDALPDDLQQMVREARANGGDIEFKIRQP, from the coding sequence ATGATGACTAAACCAGAAATAAAGCAAAGAGAAGCAGAGCTCTTGGAAATGACAGGAGCATTTTGCAGGCAAAATTTGAATGATGACTATTTACAGCTATGCGAAAAGCTTATTAAAAAACTTGGCAGAAAAAGAGATGTACCTTTCCAAAGAGGAAAACCTGAGATTTGGGCAGCAGCAGTTGTTCATGCTATCGGTTCGATAAATTTTTTATTTGACAAATCCTTTGAACCATATTTGACAACAGATCAGATCAGTGAATACTTTGGAACGAAGAACTCCACAGTATCCAATAAAGCACGGGAAATCAAGGATTTGTTTGGTATGTGGCATTACTGTCCGGAATTTTCAACACAACGAATGAAGGAATCGAATCCGTTTAATGAAATGGTCAAAGTCGATGGACTTATTGTACCAATAGATGCGTTACCCGATGACTTGCAACAAATGGTCAGAGAGGCAAGAGCAAATGGCGGGGATATAGAATTTAAGATAAGGCAACCCTAA
- a CDS encoding TonB-dependent receptor — protein MYLLTLYIFHSILLWNADYIPIEIVDRDFAVFHIYPMVEQPQMALSASDTVQLPEVEVFTAPLDKYAFGHRIQVIGEKDLESFQGLPLAEYLQQRTGLFLRQYGPGMVASLTMRGTSAGHNVVFWNGLPINSPSLGQTDFSILPVGGFDQVLVHFGSGGALYGTDAIGGAVHLNNKPHFGGGHQVQVASLFGSFGRWNQQVQYSYSNKVISSRSRIYRNFSRNDFPFRNLSKIGTPIERQENGQVKQWGIMQDLAWNVNSKNQISSAIWWNKTDRHIQPVIGSNTKDVQQDQNLRWVLDYFHFGKNKIWNAKAGFVRDELIFNVNSINNTNQYFIAGDLDWEVNPRWNTKSGIRHTYITGDLDTYQASESRLELYQSNNFHPIEKLSFSVNLRQLVFMGNWAPFTPSFGGEWNVWKNKVQSFLLKTSFARSFKVPTLNDRFWVPGGNPDLESEKSWSGEIGLKHVFVKNNFNFEQQITHFRMSVDNWIIWLPNGSYWSPKNIRKVNNSGLEYFLDVTQQFGEWKLGLSGNYAWNRAINQTNISENDRSKGKQLPYTPEHKFQSMISIEKGDFSSFLNTQRVGERFAATDNVAKLNPYQLWDMGVDYRWTLGGRLSGNLGAQVNNLFNTDYQVLRLRAMPGRNYQFNLNITI, from the coding sequence TTGTATTTATTGACGCTTTATATTTTTCACAGCATCCTACTGTGGAATGCAGATTATATCCCTATTGAAATAGTGGATAGGGATTTTGCTGTATTTCATATCTATCCAATGGTTGAACAGCCTCAAATGGCATTGTCAGCATCGGATACAGTTCAGCTTCCTGAAGTGGAAGTTTTCACTGCACCTTTGGATAAATATGCATTTGGGCACCGTATTCAAGTCATCGGAGAAAAAGATTTGGAGTCTTTTCAGGGCCTGCCCTTAGCAGAATATCTTCAGCAAAGGACAGGTCTATTCCTGCGGCAATATGGTCCGGGCATGGTGGCCTCATTGACTATGCGAGGTACTTCTGCTGGCCACAATGTGGTTTTTTGGAACGGTCTTCCAATCAATAGCCCATCACTGGGTCAGACGGATTTTTCGATACTACCAGTAGGCGGTTTTGATCAGGTGTTGGTCCATTTTGGCAGCGGGGGTGCTTTGTATGGGACAGATGCGATTGGCGGGGCCGTACATTTGAACAACAAACCCCATTTTGGAGGTGGACATCAGGTTCAGGTTGCGTCTCTTTTTGGAAGCTTTGGCAGGTGGAATCAACAGGTGCAGTATAGCTATTCAAACAAGGTTATTTCCTCAAGAAGCAGGATTTATAGAAATTTTTCCCGAAATGATTTTCCGTTTCGGAACCTGTCAAAAATAGGAACACCCATAGAGAGACAGGAAAATGGCCAAGTCAAACAATGGGGCATCATGCAGGACCTGGCATGGAATGTAAACTCCAAAAACCAGATCTCTAGCGCCATTTGGTGGAACAAAACAGACAGACATATACAGCCCGTCATCGGTTCAAATACCAAAGATGTCCAACAAGACCAAAATCTAAGGTGGGTACTGGATTATTTTCATTTTGGAAAAAATAAGATCTGGAATGCGAAGGCTGGTTTTGTTAGGGATGAGTTGATATTTAATGTCAATTCCATCAACAATACCAACCAATATTTCATTGCCGGTGATTTGGATTGGGAAGTAAATCCGAGGTGGAACACCAAAAGTGGCATAAGGCACACTTACATTACAGGTGACCTTGACACTTATCAGGCTTCTGAATCCCGACTGGAACTTTATCAATCCAACAATTTCCACCCCATTGAAAAGCTGTCTTTTTCCGTCAACCTCAGACAGTTGGTTTTTATGGGTAATTGGGCTCCATTTACTCCTAGCTTCGGTGGAGAGTGGAATGTTTGGAAAAATAAGGTACAATCTTTCCTGCTTAAAACATCATTTGCAAGGAGCTTCAAAGTCCCAACATTGAATGATAGATTTTGGGTACCTGGAGGAAATCCAGATCTGGAATCAGAAAAGAGTTGGAGTGGTGAAATTGGTTTGAAGCATGTATTTGTCAAAAACAATTTTAACTTTGAACAGCAAATCACCCATTTCAGGATGAGCGTGGACAACTGGATAATCTGGTTGCCCAACGGTTCATATTGGAGCCCTAAGAATATCCGTAAAGTCAATAATTCAGGCTTGGAATACTTTCTCGACGTCACCCAACAGTTTGGAGAATGGAAACTAGGTCTTTCAGGAAATTATGCCTGGAACCGGGCCATCAACCAAACCAATATTTCTGAAAATGACAGAAGTAAAGGAAAGCAATTGCCTTATACCCCTGAACATAAGTTTCAATCCATGATTTCGATAGAAAAAGGTGACTTCAGTTCCTTCCTGAATACCCAAAGAGTAGGGGAGCGATTTGCCGCTACCGATAATGTCGCTAAACTCAATCCTTATCAGCTTTGGGACATGGGTGTGGATTACAGATGGACACTGGGAGGAAGACTTTCAGGAAATTTGGGTGCACAGGTCAATAACCTATTCAATACAGATTATCAGGTTTTGCGGCTAAGGGCAATGCCGGGAAGAAATTATCAATTCAATTTAAATATCACAATATGA
- a CDS encoding glycoside hydrolase family 43 protein, translated as MKQFVFLFLFLFSGIIAFAQTKAFKPGQVWYDTEGHPINAHGGGFLFHEGTYYWFGQIMIPGKRGSDAWVGVSCYSSTDLYNWENEGVAFHVEDHASHQVTRGSKIERPKVIFNEKTKKFVMWWHHDINGQGHKNAMAGIAISDNVSGPYQFVRVFRPLSGFLPFNVSEEDLSRDIPEMAMTYPFNGGELPVSADSLLLYKRDIHIGQMVRDMTLFVDDDGKAYHIYSSEENSTLHIAELSADYLGYTGKFARFFSGRFMEAPTLFKRNGKYYMINSGCTGWNPNEARSAWAPSIWGPWEEFGNPSIGKESEITFNSQGTFVLPVQGKKNAYIFVADRWNPANPIDGRYVWLPISFEGERPILRWKDTWDLEIFD; from the coding sequence ATGAAGCAATTTGTTTTTTTATTCTTGTTTTTGTTTAGCGGAATAATAGCGTTTGCACAAACCAAAGCATTTAAACCTGGCCAAGTTTGGTATGATACAGAAGGACATCCAATCAATGCGCACGGAGGTGGATTTTTATTCCATGAAGGCACCTATTACTGGTTTGGTCAAATAATGATTCCGGGAAAACGTGGTTCTGATGCTTGGGTTGGGGTTAGTTGTTATTCATCAACCGACCTTTACAATTGGGAAAATGAAGGGGTTGCATTTCACGTCGAAGACCATGCTTCCCATCAGGTAACGAGAGGTAGCAAAATAGAACGTCCTAAGGTTATTTTTAATGAAAAAACCAAAAAATTTGTGATGTGGTGGCATCATGATATCAACGGTCAAGGACATAAAAATGCAATGGCAGGAATAGCAATCAGCGATAATGTTTCCGGGCCTTATCAATTTGTCCGTGTTTTCAGGCCATTGAGCGGGTTTCTGCCATTTAATGTCTCTGAAGAAGATTTAAGTAGGGATATTCCTGAGATGGCCATGACATATCCATTTAATGGAGGAGAATTGCCTGTATCAGCTGATTCATTATTGTTGTATAAAAGAGACATTCACATAGGGCAAATGGTAAGGGATATGACTCTTTTCGTAGATGATGATGGGAAAGCCTACCATATTTATTCTTCTGAAGAAAACAGCACTTTACATATTGCAGAATTATCAGCTGACTATTTGGGATATACCGGGAAGTTTGCCCGTTTTTTTAGTGGGAGGTTTATGGAAGCGCCTACCCTTTTCAAGAGAAATGGGAAATACTATATGATCAATTCCGGTTGCACAGGTTGGAATCCAAATGAAGCCAGGTCGGCGTGGGCACCTTCTATTTGGGGGCCATGGGAGGAGTTTGGTAATCCATCTATTGGGAAAGAATCTGAGATTACTTTTAACTCTCAGGGAACATTCGTCCTGCCTGTTCAGGGAAAGAAAAATGCTTACATTTTCGTGGCTGACCGTTGGAATCCTGCAAACCCAATAGATGGGCGGTATGTTTGGCTACCGATTTCATTTGAAGGAGAAAGACCTATTCTTCGATGGAAAGACACATGGGACCTGGAAATTTTCGATTGA
- a CDS encoding DUF4160 domain-containing protein gives MVKVLENNGYRFYIYSNDHPPIHIHVLKADSEAKINFRTRYIDQIKLWF, from the coding sequence ATGGTTAAGGTTCTTGAAAATAATGGATATCGGTTCTATATTTATAGCAATGACCATCCTCCAATTCATATTCATGTATTAAAAGCAGATTCAGAGGCTAAAATTAATTTTAGAACCAGATATATTGATCAAATCAAATTATGGTTTTAA
- a CDS encoding GMC family oxidoreductase, which produces MSFEIKSSGEAYDVIIVGSGAGGGMASKILSEAGLSVAVLEAGGDFDPAKEEDRTQLRYPWESPRRGSGTPTRPFGDFDQAIGGWEIAGEPYTRSSGTSFDWFRSRMLGGRTNHWGRISLRFGPNDFKRSSIDGLGDDWPIGYDDVKPYYDKVDKLIGVFGTKEGIYNEPDGFFLPPPKPRLHEMYVSKGAKKSNIPVIPSRLSMLTRPVNNERGVCFFCNQCNRACQAYADFSSGTVLVKPAMAKGKVELYTNAMVRAVTTDDSGKATGVSYVSKVDMKEYKLRARVVVLGASACESARIMMNSKSKTHPNGVGNSSGMVGRYLHDSTGADRMAIMPDLIDRERYNEDGVGGMHVYTPWWLDNKKLDFARGYHIEYWGGMSMPSYGIGFAMDTMRKHIKDEFGNPSPNGGYGEGLKKDIRRYYGSTLGMSGRGESIPQYGNFCEIDPNVVDKFGIPVLKFTYNWTDHEIKQAKHMQDTFEEILTNAGAVLLGNKPGPESKYGLAGPGRIIHEVGTTRMGDNPATSVLNSNCQAHDCKNLFVVDAGPFVSQADKNPTWTILALAWRTSDFIVSELKKKNI; this is translated from the coding sequence ATGAGTTTTGAGATCAAATCATCCGGAGAGGCCTATGATGTCATCATAGTGGGTTCCGGTGCCGGTGGGGGCATGGCTTCTAAGATTCTTTCAGAAGCAGGTTTATCAGTGGCGGTATTGGAAGCAGGTGGTGATTTTGACCCTGCCAAGGAAGAGGACCGGACACAATTACGATATCCATGGGAATCTCCCCGAAGAGGCAGCGGTACACCTACAAGACCTTTCGGTGATTTTGATCAGGCCATAGGAGGATGGGAAATAGCCGGTGAACCCTATACAAGGTCCAGCGGCACCAGTTTTGACTGGTTCAGATCCAGAATGCTGGGTGGCCGAACCAACCATTGGGGAAGGATTTCCCTGAGGTTTGGACCCAATGATTTCAAAAGGAGTAGCATTGATGGCCTGGGAGATGACTGGCCAATAGGATATGATGATGTCAAGCCATACTATGATAAGGTTGATAAGCTGATTGGAGTTTTCGGTACCAAAGAAGGTATTTACAACGAACCTGACGGATTTTTCCTTCCTCCGCCCAAGCCAAGACTTCATGAAATGTATGTCTCAAAAGGAGCTAAAAAATCCAATATCCCGGTTATTCCTTCCCGCCTTTCCATGCTGACCCGTCCGGTCAACAATGAAAGGGGAGTATGTTTTTTCTGCAACCAATGTAACCGGGCCTGTCAGGCTTATGCGGATTTTTCTTCAGGAACTGTATTGGTCAAACCAGCCATGGCCAAAGGAAAAGTAGAACTTTATACAAACGCCATGGTAAGGGCAGTCACCACTGACGATTCGGGCAAAGCGACTGGCGTTTCCTACGTTAGTAAGGTTGACATGAAGGAATATAAACTCAGGGCAAGAGTGGTAGTATTAGGCGCTTCTGCTTGCGAATCTGCCAGAATCATGATGAACTCCAAATCAAAAACCCACCCAAATGGTGTCGGAAACAGCAGCGGAATGGTAGGACGTTATCTCCATGATTCTACTGGTGCAGATAGGATGGCTATCATGCCCGATCTGATCGACAGAGAAAGATACAATGAAGATGGCGTTGGTGGTATGCATGTGTATACTCCTTGGTGGTTGGACAATAAAAAACTTGATTTTGCAAGGGGATACCATATTGAATATTGGGGAGGAATGTCGATGCCATCCTATGGGATAGGTTTTGCGATGGATACCATGAGAAAACATATCAAGGATGAATTCGGCAATCCAAGTCCAAACGGCGGCTATGGAGAGGGTCTTAAAAAGGATATCAGACGATACTATGGTTCCACATTGGGCATGTCAGGTAGAGGCGAAAGTATCCCGCAGTACGGTAATTTTTGTGAAATAGACCCCAATGTGGTGGATAAATTCGGTATTCCTGTACTCAAATTCACCTACAATTGGACAGACCATGAAATCAAGCAGGCCAAACACATGCAGGATACCTTTGAGGAAATACTCACCAATGCCGGCGCGGTCTTGTTGGGAAACAAACCTGGACCTGAATCCAAATATGGTTTGGCCGGGCCGGGTAGAATAATACATGAAGTAGGAACTACCAGGATGGGAGACAATCCAGCTACTTCAGTTCTGAACAGCAACTGTCAGGCACATGACTGCAAAAATCTATTTGTAGTCGATGCGGGACCTTTTGTATCTCAAGCAGATAAAAATCCCACTTGGACCATTTTGGCCCTTGCCTGGAGAACTTCCGATTTTATAGTAAGTGAATTGAAAAAGAAAAATATTTAA
- a CDS encoding DUF2442 domain-containing protein — MKRSISKHTTEYLDQLNSAETKGDIEDYIFKPDSLDILIQNHKLKIVGLNFYPDLDLLLFVLNNKKVMKRKISDFKNLKNAGLKDLEKYFISKDGVHWEKLDEDLSLRGLLQYELTHSDVALSY, encoded by the coding sequence ATGAAACGTTCAATCAGTAAACATACGACTGAGTATTTGGATCAATTGAATTCCGCAGAAACAAAAGGTGATATTGAAGATTACATTTTCAAACCTGATTCTTTGGATATTTTGATACAAAACCACAAACTGAAAATTGTAGGGCTTAATTTTTATCCTGATTTGGATCTTTTACTTTTTGTTTTGAACAATAAAAAAGTCATGAAGAGAAAAATTTCTGACTTCAAGAACTTAAAAAATGCAGGATTGAAAGATTTGGAAAAATACTTTATAAGCAAAGATGGTGTTCATTGGGAAAAACTGGATGAAGATTTAAGTTTGAGGGGACTTTTACAATATGAACTGACACATTCTGATGTGGCACTTTCTTATTAG
- a CDS encoding ABC transporter substrate-binding protein, producing the protein MSKYSCFIVLLIFSLLHGACDTPKSSNFDDLVEVPNQYAKGFTVFQGDGFKVIEVKQAFPGDHEPFRYLVAERTDLELEKSDFAATVELPISKVVMTSTTHIPHLDYLGVSELLVGFPNLDLISSTATRTLINAGKVMELGSGAQANIEKIIDLEPDWVMISTLGDDLKNLEILKEAKIPALLNGEYVEQHPLGRAEWIKFTGALLGKFEDAEKVFKDIEASYIESEKLVSENIRDKPKVMAGVMYKDIWYVPGSDSWGARLLEAAGGDYLFKEQKGTGSSQLSYEYVLENAQNADYWLGASDFSSLDNMKNADPRYAHFSAFQKGNVYTYTSKKGPTGGIEYFELGYLRPDLILQDLIKILYPELLPEYSLYFYSQLHEK; encoded by the coding sequence ATGTCAAAATATTCTTGCTTTATAGTTCTACTGATTTTTAGTCTATTGCATGGTGCCTGCGATACCCCTAAATCAAGTAATTTTGATGATCTCGTAGAAGTCCCCAACCAATATGCAAAGGGCTTTACTGTATTCCAGGGAGATGGATTCAAGGTCATTGAAGTCAAACAGGCTTTCCCAGGTGACCATGAACCCTTCAGGTATTTGGTTGCAGAAAGGACAGATTTAGAGTTGGAAAAATCAGATTTTGCTGCAACAGTGGAATTGCCCATATCAAAGGTTGTAATGACCTCCACTACGCACATCCCCCATTTGGACTACTTGGGAGTTTCTGAACTTTTAGTGGGTTTCCCAAACCTCGATTTGATTTCTTCAACCGCAACGAGGACTTTGATAAATGCAGGTAAGGTAATGGAATTGGGTTCAGGTGCCCAAGCCAATATCGAAAAGATCATCGACCTCGAACCGGATTGGGTAATGATTTCCACATTGGGTGATGACCTCAAAAATCTTGAGATCTTGAAAGAAGCCAAAATACCTGCTTTGCTCAATGGAGAATATGTGGAGCAACATCCTTTGGGCCGAGCAGAGTGGATTAAGTTTACGGGTGCTTTATTGGGAAAATTTGAGGATGCAGAGAAAGTTTTCAAAGACATTGAAGCCAGTTATATTGAATCTGAAAAGCTGGTTTCGGAAAATATTAGAGACAAACCAAAAGTTATGGCAGGCGTCATGTACAAAGATATCTGGTATGTCCCAGGCAGTGATTCTTGGGGAGCAAGGTTGCTGGAAGCTGCTGGAGGGGATTATCTTTTCAAAGAGCAAAAAGGAACCGGAAGTTCACAATTGAGTTATGAATATGTTCTGGAAAATGCACAGAATGCCGATTACTGGTTAGGGGCCTCTGATTTCAGCAGTCTTGATAATATGAAAAATGCTGATCCAAGATATGCCCATTTCAGTGCTTTTCAAAAAGGGAATGTTTATACTTACACTTCCAAGAAAGGACCAACTGGAGGAATAGAATATTTCGAATTGGGATATTTGAGACCTGATCTGATTTTACAGGATCTGATCAAAATACTGTATCCGGAGCTTTTGCCGGAATATTCCCTTTATTTTTACAGCCAACTGCATGAAAAATAA
- a CDS encoding PIN domain-containing protein yields MRIVVDTNILFSAMLNTNSRIARILLQPKTNLNFYSTEQLLFELENHSEKLKTISGYDDGDYKRIFTLFTRRIRFINVQLIKKQNFLSALSLTEDLDIDDTEFVALTEHIKGKFWSGDRVLKRGLEEKGWTKLITTEEILKILKIK; encoded by the coding sequence ATGAGAATTGTGGTGGATACCAACATACTTTTTAGTGCGATGTTAAATACCAATAGCCGCATTGCAAGAATTCTACTTCAGCCAAAAACTAATCTTAATTTTTATTCAACCGAGCAACTTTTATTTGAGCTTGAAAACCATTCTGAGAAATTAAAAACCATTTCAGGATATGATGATGGTGATTATAAAAGAATTTTCACTTTGTTTACCCGAAGGATAAGGTTCATCAATGTTCAGCTAATAAAAAAACAAAATTTTTTATCTGCTCTTTCCCTTACCGAAGACTTGGATATAGACGACACTGAATTCGTTGCATTAACAGAGCATATCAAGGGGAAATTCTGGAGTGGAGACAGAGTTTTGAAAAGAGGATTGGAAGAAAAAGGTTGGACAAAACTGATAACTACAGAAGAAATTCTAAAAATTTTAAAAATAAAATAG
- a CDS encoding iron ABC transporter permease, with protein MKNKSPNTILFVSGLLLCILVFWVNLSIGSVAIPVGEVIGRVFGQEFSKRSWETIVIGYRMPKALTAILAGITLSISGLQMQTFFRNPLAGPFVLGISSGAGLGVALLIMAGSAFGWSIYSGGLGLWAIIISASAGAILVLLLMSLTAWKVKDSMTLLIVGLMFGSAVSALISILAFFSNAEQLKLFTVWSMGSLGSTQTNQLIGFGIASLIGLIPMMLMLKSYNAMLLGEAYAESMGVNINKLRWTMIVSTGILAGSATAFCGPIAFIGIAVPHMARLVFRTGDHRVLFPASALMGAIVLLVCDAVSQLPGSAQTLPINAVTSLVGAPMVIWLILRRNFSKEF; from the coding sequence ATGAAAAATAAATCCCCAAATACCATTTTGTTTGTCAGCGGATTGCTCTTGTGCATATTGGTGTTTTGGGTCAATTTATCCATTGGATCGGTGGCTATTCCTGTTGGGGAGGTGATTGGAAGAGTTTTCGGACAGGAATTTTCCAAAAGGTCTTGGGAAACCATTGTCATTGGCTATCGGATGCCAAAAGCACTAACTGCGATTTTGGCAGGAATCACTTTATCCATCAGTGGTCTTCAAATGCAAACCTTTTTCAGAAATCCCTTGGCTGGACCTTTTGTGTTGGGCATCAGTTCCGGTGCGGGATTGGGAGTTGCGCTTTTGATTATGGCCGGGTCAGCATTTGGTTGGTCAATCTATTCCGGAGGATTGGGCTTATGGGCGATCATTATTTCTGCAAGTGCGGGCGCGATACTTGTTTTATTGTTGATGAGCTTGACAGCTTGGAAAGTGAAGGACAGCATGACTTTGTTGATCGTTGGTTTGATGTTTGGTTCTGCTGTATCAGCATTAATCTCTATCCTGGCATTTTTCTCCAATGCCGAGCAATTGAAGCTGTTCACCGTTTGGTCTATGGGCAGTTTGGGCAGCACGCAAACCAATCAACTGATCGGTTTCGGGATCGCATCTCTAATTGGACTTATACCCATGATGCTGATGCTCAAGTCTTACAATGCCATGTTGCTTGGAGAAGCCTATGCAGAAAGCATGGGCGTCAATATCAATAAACTGCGTTGGACAATGATCGTCAGCACAGGCATACTTGCCGGTTCTGCCACAGCCTTTTGCGGACCGATTGCCTTTATTGGCATTGCAGTGCCACACATGGCGAGACTGGTCTTCCGAACCGGCGACCATAGAGTGCTATTCCCGGCCTCTGCCTTAATGGGTGCTATAGTATTATTAGTCTGTGATGCAGTCAGTCAGTTGCCCGGAAGTGCACAGACCCTGCCTATCAATGCGGTGACCTCCTTGGTCGGTGCCCCGATGGTGATTTGGTTGATCTTGAGGAGGAATTTTTCGAAGGAATTTTAA
- a CDS encoding GDSL-type esterase/lipase family protein, translating to MDKAVRSIKFLSVLSIVLCFSMGLAFGQEKSRFWDDVQTIKKFDKIYRPTENSIVFVGSSSIRLWNDAEQIFAKYNVLNRGLGGTVVNDIIFYADELIFDYNPRQVVIYVGENDLGDGTTPADTIFARTKQLFNTIRAKLPEVPIAYISIKPSPGRDYAKDVLIRTNELILSYVSTQQNIEYVDVFKTMVNKDGTYRTELFLSDNIHMTPEGYKIWKKTLMPFLIKK from the coding sequence ATGGATAAAGCCGTGAGAAGTATTAAGTTTTTATCGGTGCTCTCTATAGTACTGTGCTTTTCAATGGGATTGGCATTTGGGCAGGAAAAGAGTCGTTTTTGGGACGATGTGCAAACGATTAAAAAATTTGATAAAATTTACAGACCCACTGAAAATTCCATAGTATTTGTAGGCAGTTCTTCTATTCGATTATGGAACGATGCCGAACAGATTTTTGCTAAATACAACGTACTCAACAGAGGACTTGGAGGCACAGTGGTAAATGACATAATATTCTATGCCGACGAATTGATCTTCGATTACAACCCCCGTCAAGTGGTGATCTACGTAGGTGAAAACGATCTTGGGGATGGGACCACACCTGCAGACACCATTTTCGCTCGAACTAAGCAATTATTCAATACAATCCGTGCCAAATTACCTGAAGTGCCTATTGCATATATATCCATCAAACCAAGTCCGGGAAGAGATTATGCCAAAGATGTCTTAATCAGGACAAATGAATTGATACTGTCATATGTTTCAACCCAACAAAATATTGAATATGTAGATGTATTTAAAACCATGGTAAATAAAGATGGAACCTATAGAACGGAATTGTTTTTAAGTGACAATATACATATGACTCCTGAAGGGTATAAAATTTGGAAAAAAACGCTAATGCCCTTTTTGATTAAAAAATGA
- a CDS encoding ABC transporter ATP-binding protein: MVNLQSKNLNIGYQSGKKSKAIAEDLNFNLEKGKLTCLLGPNGVGKSTLVKTIMGQVPPLSGEIFLEGKPLTSFSQKALAKKIAVVLTEKITTGNLTVGQLVALGRIPHTGWLGKLSDEDQKMVEQAISQTHTGYIRNQPLSECSDGQLQKTMIARALAQDGDVLILDEPTAHLDLVNRFEIMHLLRQIAKESKKAVLVVTHDLEIAIETADIFWLMQCGQPLVSGLPEDLILNGQINLLLPSDRLSFNPKSGKVQPKIDEFAIQIEGPEATVQWVQAALQKNISANKLQAVQIRVEENPLRILLKQGDMEQEFLGIGGLLEFLESRE, translated from the coding sequence ATGGTTAATTTACAAAGTAAAAATCTTAATATAGGGTATCAATCTGGCAAAAAGTCTAAAGCAATTGCTGAAGATTTGAATTTCAACCTTGAAAAAGGAAAACTGACCTGTCTTTTAGGTCCAAATGGCGTTGGGAAATCCACTTTGGTCAAGACCATTATGGGACAGGTGCCTCCACTGAGTGGTGAGATTTTTTTGGAGGGGAAACCTTTGACTTCCTTTTCTCAAAAAGCCCTGGCCAAGAAAATTGCAGTTGTCCTAACAGAGAAAATCACTACTGGAAATTTGACCGTTGGGCAATTGGTTGCTTTGGGGCGGATTCCGCATACTGGTTGGTTGGGTAAACTATCCGATGAAGACCAAAAAATGGTAGAACAGGCCATCTCCCAAACCCATACCGGGTATATCCGCAATCAGCCCTTGAGTGAATGCAGTGATGGGCAGTTGCAGAAAACGATGATTGCACGGGCCTTGGCCCAAGATGGGGATGTCCTGATTTTGGATGAACCTACTGCCCACCTGGATTTGGTCAACCGCTTTGAAATCATGCATCTTCTCAGACAAATCGCCAAGGAATCCAAAAAAGCCGTCTTGGTGGTGACCCATGACCTGGAAATCGCTATAGAAACAGCTGATATTTTTTGGTTGATGCAGTGTGGACAACCTTTGGTTTCAGGCCTTCCTGAAGACCTGATACTAAATGGTCAGATCAATCTTTTACTGCCGTCAGATAGGCTTTCTTTTAATCCCAAAAGCGGAAAAGTACAGCCTAAAATTGACGAATTTGCTATTCAGATCGAAGGTCCTGAAGCTACAGTACAATGGGTTCAGGCTGCACTTCAAAAGAACATTTCAGCCAACAAGCTTCAAGCTGTCCAAATCCGAGTTGAGGAGAATCCATTGCGGATTTTATTGAAACAGGGGGACATGGAACAGGAGTTTTTGGGGATTGGTGGATTGTTGGAGTTTTTGGAGAGTAGGGAGTAA